A single Tenacibaculum sp. 190524A02b DNA region contains:
- the miaA gene encoding tRNA (adenosine(37)-N6)-dimethylallyltransferase MiaA → MTNTLITIVGATAIGKTALSIKLAQHFNCEIISCDSRQFYKEMTIGTAVPDTEELAAAPHHFIQNRSVFDDYNVGQFEKDALSTLDTLFKKNPIQIMVGGSGLYVDAVINGLDYFPDVDTEIRKDLTTQLEEKGIIHLQAQLKELDIEAYNTIAIDNPHRLIRALEICIGTGNTYSSYKNKPKQPRNFNVIKIGLTADREIMYDRINKRVDIMMQAGLLKEAESLYTHKHLNALQTVGYRELFSHFDGEFSLDFAIEEIKKNTRRFAKRQGTWFRKDKNILWFDFQKDVNQIINAIVTFLSQ, encoded by the coding sequence ATGACAAACACTCTTATTACTATAGTAGGTGCTACCGCCATTGGAAAAACAGCGTTAAGTATTAAGCTAGCACAACATTTTAATTGTGAAATTATCTCTTGTGACTCCCGTCAATTTTATAAAGAAATGACCATTGGAACTGCAGTTCCTGATACTGAAGAATTAGCAGCTGCTCCTCATCATTTTATTCAAAATAGAAGTGTATTTGACGATTATAATGTAGGTCAATTTGAAAAAGATGCTCTCAGTACTTTAGATACTCTTTTTAAAAAGAATCCTATACAAATTATGGTTGGAGGTAGTGGTTTGTATGTAGATGCTGTTATTAATGGTTTAGATTACTTTCCAGATGTGGATACTGAAATACGTAAAGATTTAACTACTCAGCTTGAGGAAAAAGGAATTATACATTTACAAGCACAGTTAAAAGAATTGGATATTGAAGCATACAATACTATTGCTATTGATAATCCGCATCGTTTAATACGTGCTTTAGAAATTTGTATTGGTACAGGAAACACTTACTCTTCGTATAAAAACAAGCCCAAGCAACCTCGTAATTTTAACGTAATTAAAATTGGCTTAACAGCTGATAGAGAAATTATGTATGACCGTATTAACAAACGAGTGGATATTATGATGCAAGCTGGTTTATTAAAAGAAGCTGAAAGTTTATATACTCATAAACATTTAAATGCTTTACAAACTGTTGGCTATAGAGAATTATTCTCTCATTTTGATGGTGAATTTTCTTTAGATTTTGCTATTGAAGAGATTAAGAAAAATACGAGACGATTTGCCAAACGTCAAGGAACATGGTTTAGGAAAGACAAAAACATATTATGGTTTGATTTTCAAAAAGATGTAAATCAAATTATTAATGCCATTGTCACATTTTTATCCCAATAA
- a CDS encoding cupin domain-containing protein produces MRIKFVIGYLIVITLLGCKQSTEGITKIQVTELAKTSRSWNGTDLPTYPEGTPEVTVLKIEIPPKTKLKWHKHPVINAGVLLKGELTVISRKKDTLYLKAGDPIVELVNQWHYGENKDIVPAEIIVFYAGIKDKPITVIE; encoded by the coding sequence ATGAGAATAAAGTTTGTAATTGGCTATTTAATTGTAATTACATTGTTGGGGTGCAAACAAAGTACAGAAGGTATTACAAAGATACAAGTAACTGAACTAGCTAAAACTTCCAGAAGTTGGAATGGAACTGATTTACCAACTTATCCAGAAGGTACTCCAGAAGTTACGGTGTTAAAAATAGAAATTCCACCTAAAACAAAGTTAAAGTGGCATAAACATCCAGTGATTAATGCAGGAGTACTTTTAAAAGGAGAGTTAACAGTTATTAGCCGTAAAAAAGATACACTATACCTAAAAGCAGGTGATCCAATAGTTGAATTGGTAAATCAATGGCATTATGGAGAAAATAAAGATATTGTTCCTGCTGAAATAATAGTTTTTTATGCAGGAATAAAAGATAAGCCTATAACAGTAATTGAGTAG
- a CDS encoding ion transporter codes for MNRTSKNWKEKLHEIIYEADTPAGKLFDIILLIAILSSVLFVMLESVASIESQYGALLNIGEWVLTILFSVEYILRIISIKKPSKYIFSFYGIIDFLSTIPKYLSIFFIGTHSLVALRALRLLRIFRILKLARFIGESNNFIKALKASRAKIAVFLFFVLILCLILGTVMYLIEGGDNGFTSIPRSVYWAIVTLTTVGYGDIAPHTPLGQFIASIIMILGYGIIAVPTGIVTSEMTKSDIHLNTQSCPHCSHEQHNDDAIFCNQCGNKLHD; via the coding sequence TTGAATCGTACATCAAAAAACTGGAAAGAAAAACTTCATGAAATAATTTATGAAGCTGACACACCTGCTGGTAAACTGTTTGATATTATACTGCTAATCGCAATTTTATCATCTGTACTTTTTGTAATGCTAGAAAGTGTAGCTAGTATTGAATCTCAATATGGAGCTTTATTAAACATTGGTGAATGGGTGTTAACTATTCTTTTTTCTGTAGAATACATTCTTCGTATTATTTCTATAAAAAAACCAAGTAAATATATTTTTAGCTTTTATGGAATTATTGATTTTCTATCAACAATTCCTAAATATCTTTCTATTTTTTTTATTGGAACACACAGTTTAGTAGCTCTTAGAGCCTTGCGTTTATTAAGAATCTTTAGAATTTTAAAGTTAGCTCGTTTTATTGGTGAATCTAATAATTTTATTAAAGCATTAAAAGCAAGTAGAGCTAAAATAGCGGTATTTTTATTTTTTGTACTGATTTTATGCTTAATCCTTGGTACAGTAATGTATTTAATAGAAGGCGGAGATAATGGTTTTACAAGCATTCCTAGGAGTGTTTATTGGGCAATTGTAACACTAACTACGGTTGGTTATGGAGATATTGCTCCACATACACCTTTAGGTCAGTTTATTGCAAGTATTATCATGATTTTGGGTTATGGTATTATCGCCGTTCCCACTGGAATTGTGACTTCTGAAATGACCAAAAGTGATATTCACTTAAACACGCAATCATGTCCACATTGTTCACACGAACAACACAATGATGATGCTATATTTTGCAATCAATGTGGTAATAAATTACACGATTAA
- a CDS encoding GlmU family protein encodes MNYILFDGDVRNALLPFTYTKPVADIRVGILTIREKWERFLSYTTTTITEEYLEEKYPMVEMAENVLLNASFLPTKRLVEMVKSLSVNQAIFKGEDVIAFHTTDSQEEVEFANYEQIEFEEEIIQIRNTWDIFSLNDKAIKADFDLITEGRTSEPIPETVNCINREAIFIEEGAELTFATLNASKGPIYIGKNTVIMEGALIRGAFALCENSVVKMGAKIYGATTIGPNCKVGGEVNNSVLFGCSNKGHEGYLGNSVLGEWCNIGADTNNSNLKNNYAEVKLWNYETGRFAKTGLQFCGLMMGDHSKCGINTMFNTGTVIGVSANIFGSGFPRNFVPSYSWGGASGFTEYKTNKVFEVAEVVMKRRGVEFDEREKKILEHIFEETKKYRNY; translated from the coding sequence ATGAATTATATATTATTTGATGGTGATGTAAGAAATGCATTATTACCATTTACGTATACCAAACCTGTCGCTGATATTAGAGTAGGAATACTTACCATTCGTGAAAAATGGGAAAGATTTTTAAGTTACACTACCACAACAATTACTGAAGAATATTTAGAGGAAAAATACCCGATGGTAGAAATGGCTGAAAATGTGCTGTTAAATGCCTCTTTTTTACCAACTAAGCGATTAGTTGAGATGGTAAAAAGTTTGTCTGTAAATCAAGCCATATTTAAAGGAGAAGATGTTATTGCTTTTCATACTACGGATTCACAAGAAGAAGTAGAATTTGCTAATTATGAGCAGATAGAGTTTGAAGAGGAGATTATTCAAATTAGAAATACATGGGATATTTTCTCTTTGAATGATAAAGCAATAAAAGCCGATTTTGATTTGATTACTGAAGGAAGAACTTCTGAACCAATACCAGAAACGGTAAATTGTATTAACAGAGAAGCTATTTTTATTGAGGAAGGTGCTGAATTGACCTTTGCTACCTTAAATGCATCTAAAGGACCAATATACATTGGGAAGAATACAGTAATAATGGAAGGCGCTTTAATACGAGGTGCTTTTGCGCTTTGCGAGAATTCAGTAGTAAAAATGGGCGCAAAAATTTATGGAGCAACTACTATAGGACCTAATTGTAAAGTAGGAGGAGAGGTTAATAATTCTGTGTTATTTGGATGTTCAAATAAAGGGCATGAAGGTTATTTAGGAAATTCGGTATTAGGAGAATGGTGTAACATTGGAGCAGACACGAATAATTCTAACCTCAAAAATAATTATGCGGAAGTTAAATTATGGAATTATGAAACAGGAAGATTTGCCAAAACGGGCTTGCAGTTTTGTGGTTTAATGATGGGAGATCATTCTAAGTGTGGAATTAATACTATGTTTAATACAGGAACCGTTATTGGGGTTTCAGCGAATATTTTTGGAAGTGGATTTCCAAGGAATTTTGTGCCATCATATAGTTGGGGAGGCGCTTCTGGTTTTACTGAATATAAAACGAATAAAGTATTTGAGGTAGCAGAAGTAGTAATGAAAAGGAGAGGTGTTGAGTTTGATGAACGAGAGAAAAAAATACTAGAGCATATTTTTGAAGAAACTAAAAAGTATAGAAATTACTAA
- a CDS encoding GH25 family lysozyme, producing MKTFNDFDKKMLQEISAFHKDGIIDLKRFLESIFFNKSLGKALIVQLNEQYAMYFLTVEIYNNNEKKKIAIQELSQLVALLDYLNTKGIISIFRDSHYLRERMFFISNEFDNPKIEHTKLILNAHGWYSAKPEEIRDNTNTIVYKGIQFNDSFFIIKNMVGKLIVSDKIFELLKEKIPETVPYTEPKKPEIIEPQISFFKKYKHTLLIWIPALLLLSISSFFFNHHHKKTKQLLQKYDSITNHIATKSLSSKTKPVQKKYGIDVSRWNGTILNTTLPDSLGFIICKATEGVTLTDPKFTYNWQRISELQLKRGAYHFYITKDSPVEQASFFWKHIKNRKNKDFPPIVDIESASSITDDENIQKNLLSFLTHLENLSGVTPMIYSSYYYANAHLTDKRFAKYGLWIADYDSSVAPKIPIVWRTKGWILWQKTSTFSINSHLSDLNVYNVNLK from the coding sequence TTGAAAACTTTTAATGATTTTGATAAGAAAATGCTACAGGAAATTAGTGCCTTTCATAAGGATGGTATTATTGACTTAAAACGTTTTTTAGAAAGTATTTTCTTCAACAAATCATTAGGTAAGGCTTTAATTGTTCAGCTTAATGAGCAATACGCAATGTACTTTTTAACTGTTGAAATTTATAACAATAATGAAAAAAAGAAGATTGCCATTCAAGAATTAAGTCAATTAGTTGCTTTATTAGATTATTTAAATACTAAAGGAATTATTTCAATTTTTAGAGATTCGCATTACTTAAGGGAACGTATGTTTTTTATTAGTAATGAATTTGATAATCCTAAAATTGAGCATACTAAACTTATTTTAAATGCACATGGTTGGTACAGTGCTAAACCTGAAGAAATAAGAGATAATACCAATACTATTGTTTATAAAGGAATCCAATTTAATGATAGTTTTTTTATCATTAAAAACATGGTTGGAAAACTTATTGTTTCTGATAAAATTTTTGAACTCCTTAAAGAAAAAATACCGGAAACTGTACCTTATACTGAGCCCAAAAAGCCTGAAATTATTGAACCTCAAATTTCTTTTTTCAAAAAGTATAAGCATACTCTTTTAATATGGATTCCTGCATTATTACTGCTTTCTATTTCATCATTTTTTTTTAATCATCATCATAAAAAAACCAAACAGTTACTTCAAAAATATGATTCAATAACAAATCATATAGCTACAAAATCCTTATCATCAAAAACAAAACCAGTACAAAAAAAATATGGTATTGATGTCTCTAGGTGGAATGGTACTATTTTAAATACTACTTTACCAGATAGCCTTGGTTTTATTATATGTAAAGCTACCGAAGGTGTAACACTTACAGACCCAAAATTTACATACAATTGGCAACGAATTTCGGAACTTCAATTAAAAAGAGGCGCTTATCACTTTTATATCACAAAAGATAGCCCTGTAGAACAAGCTTCTTTTTTTTGGAAACATATTAAAAATAGAAAAAACAAAGACTTCCCTCCTATTGTAGATATTGAGAGCGCTAGTTCAATAACTGATGATGAAAATATTCAAAAAAACTTACTTAGTTTTTTAACGCATTTGGAAAACTTGTCTGGTGTTACACCTATGATTTACTCTAGTTATTATTATGCTAATGCTCATTTAACCGATAAACGTTTTGCTAAATACGGACTTTGGATTGCTGATTATGATTCTTCTGTTGCTCCAAAAATTCCAATAGTTTGGCGAACTAAAGGCTGGATACTTTGGCAAAAAACATCCACCTTTTCTATTAATTCGCATCTATCGGACTTAAATGTTTACAATGTAAATTTAAAGTAG
- a CDS encoding acyl-CoA thioesterase: protein MIKQNNFKQVEDTRITISELMLPSHANFSGKIHGGYILNLMDQIAFACASKHSGTYCVTASVDTVDFLNPIEVGELVTMKASINYVGRTSMVVGIRVESQNIQTGKVNHCNSSYFTMVSKDEHGNSVPVPGIIINDDIEIRRFLKAIKRIEMKKIRQEEFDSDHFIPDNYIKDLENYNVKIEL, encoded by the coding sequence ATGATAAAACAGAATAATTTTAAACAGGTTGAAGACACCCGAATTACTATTTCGGAATTAATGCTTCCTTCACACGCTAACTTTAGTGGAAAAATTCATGGTGGCTATATTTTAAATTTAATGGATCAAATAGCCTTTGCTTGTGCATCTAAACACTCGGGAACTTATTGTGTGACTGCTTCTGTAGATACTGTTGATTTTTTAAACCCAATAGAAGTTGGTGAGTTAGTCACTATGAAAGCTTCTATAAACTATGTTGGTAGAACTTCTATGGTAGTAGGTATACGAGTAGAGTCTCAAAACATACAAACAGGAAAAGTTAATCACTGTAATTCTTCTTATTTTACTATGGTTTCTAAAGATGAACATGGAAATAGTGTGCCCGTTCCTGGAATTATTATTAATGACGATATTGAAATACGTCGCTTTTTAAAAGCTATTAAACGTATAGAAATGAAAAAGATACGTCAAGAAGAATTTGACAGTGACCATTTTATTCCTGATAACTACATAAAAGATTTAGAAAACTACAACGTTAAAATTGAACTATAA
- a CDS encoding aspartate aminotransferase family protein: MSAHFDLSKEEMKSYGYKIVDIIAEHWATLEDKKPVVSASRKEMDSVFLQEAPNEGMPAEEVLEFVMDNVIPNSTVISHPKAFSFVPGPSNFVSTMADTLATGFNIFSGGWMVSPAAAELEIVTMNWLLKMYNFPVEQGGGIFTSGGSMANLTALVTARRIKCGDDFSKAVIYLSDQAHSSNIKAIRVLGFKKEQIRVLPTDLEFRISINKLKNAIAKDRLEGLQPFCFIASAGTTNTGTVDPLNDIADICEEEDLWMHVDGAYGGAAILAEKGARALRGIERADSLTVDPHKWFFQPYEIGCLLVKDASWLSGTFSEKPEYLRDIEGNESEINFYDYGIQLTRRFRALKFYMSIKTYGLDTFKKAVTYNINLADEVEKMLRKSRNWEIISPATLAVINFRYNPIGLNLSEEELDKLNQQISQKVMESREALLVTTVLNKQVVLRMCLINPKTTFEDVKNTFLLCNSFADEILNK; encoded by the coding sequence ATGAGTGCTCATTTTGATTTATCAAAAGAAGAAATGAAATCTTACGGATATAAAATAGTTGATATAATAGCTGAACATTGGGCTACTTTAGAAGATAAAAAACCAGTAGTAAGTGCAAGTAGGAAAGAAATGGATAGTGTTTTTTTACAAGAAGCACCAAATGAAGGAATGCCTGCAGAAGAAGTTTTAGAATTTGTCATGGATAATGTAATACCTAACAGTACAGTAATATCACATCCTAAAGCTTTTTCTTTTGTGCCAGGACCAAGTAACTTTGTTAGTACAATGGCAGATACATTAGCAACTGGATTTAATATTTTTTCAGGAGGTTGGATGGTATCTCCTGCAGCGGCAGAGTTAGAGATAGTCACGATGAATTGGTTATTAAAAATGTATAACTTTCCTGTAGAACAGGGAGGTGGTATTTTTACTAGCGGTGGATCTATGGCAAATTTAACAGCTTTGGTAACTGCTCGTAGAATAAAATGTGGAGATGATTTTTCAAAAGCGGTAATTTATTTATCTGATCAAGCGCACTCATCTAATATTAAGGCTATTCGTGTATTAGGGTTTAAAAAAGAGCAAATACGAGTGTTGCCAACTGATCTAGAATTTAGAATAAGTATTAATAAATTAAAAAATGCGATAGCAAAAGATCGATTGGAAGGATTACAGCCATTTTGTTTTATTGCTTCAGCAGGAACAACTAATACAGGAACGGTTGACCCACTAAATGATATTGCTGATATTTGTGAAGAAGAAGACTTATGGATGCATGTTGATGGTGCTTATGGTGGTGCTGCAATTTTAGCTGAAAAAGGAGCTAGAGCATTACGAGGAATTGAAAGAGCAGATTCGTTAACAGTAGATCCCCATAAATGGTTTTTTCAACCTTATGAAATAGGATGTTTATTAGTTAAAGATGCTTCTTGGTTAAGTGGAACTTTTAGCGAAAAACCAGAATATTTAAGAGATATTGAAGGGAATGAGTCTGAAATTAATTTTTATGATTATGGGATTCAATTAACTAGACGTTTCCGTGCTTTAAAGTTTTATATGTCTATAAAAACATATGGATTGGATACCTTTAAAAAAGCGGTAACTTATAATATAAATTTGGCAGATGAAGTAGAAAAAATGTTACGTAAAAGTAGAAATTGGGAAATTATATCGCCAGCAACTTTAGCAGTAATCAATTTTAGATATAATCCAATTGGGCTTAATTTATCAGAAGAAGAGTTAGATAAATTAAATCAGCAAATATCACAAAAGGTGATGGAGTCTAGAGAGGCATTATTGGTAACTACTGTACTAAATAAACAAGTGGTATTACGTATGTGTTTAATTAACCCGAAAACAACTTTTGAAGATGTAAAAAACACCTTTTTGTTATGTAACTCTTTTGCAGATGAAATTTTGAATAAATAA
- a CDS encoding 6-phosphogluconate dehydrogenase, whose protein sequence is MKKILVLILAIITLIAALYYAFIYFIPYSEGVRSGELIKISYKGVMVKTWEGEISQGISGAQIFSFSVEDNKKKVIENLQKFQGRYVKVHYKERFGSFFWLGDTKYFITKVEEESSPHFRGLTQEDDNDKTE, encoded by the coding sequence ATGAAAAAAATATTAGTTCTTATACTAGCCATCATTACTTTAATAGCAGCTCTTTATTATGCCTTTATTTACTTTATACCTTATAGTGAAGGTGTTAGATCTGGTGAACTCATAAAAATTAGTTATAAAGGTGTTATGGTTAAAACTTGGGAAGGAGAAATTAGTCAAGGAATTTCAGGTGCTCAAATTTTTTCTTTTTCTGTAGAAGACAATAAGAAAAAAGTAATTGAAAACTTGCAAAAATTTCAAGGTAGGTATGTAAAAGTTCATTACAAAGAACGTTTTGGTTCTTTTTTCTGGTTGGGAGATACTAAATATTTTATTACTAAAGTAGAAGAAGAAAGTTCTCCACATTTTAGAGGTCTTACCCAAGAAGATGACAATGATAAAACAGAATAA
- a CDS encoding M14 family metallopeptidase, whose protein sequence is MKKLTLLLFICLYACKQNSTQVNTGFKTLFEKSNGTETPEYNAIIQFYKNLAKVYPEISFFEMGITDSGKPLHLVIFNTKGATTLKDLKSSTKARVLINNGIHPGESDGIDASMLLLRNLVQNDSLKNKYANALIGIIPVYNIGGALNRNSHTRVNQNGPKAYGFRGNAQNYDLNRDFIKQDTKNAASFATIFHTLNPDVFIDNHVSNGADYQYAITHLFTQHNKLGNSLGKYLEEEMRPYIESSLETKNIPITPYVNVWGTTPEKGWSQFFDSPRYSTGYTTLFNTLGLMVETHMLKPYKIRVEQTYELLFSALDFSVENNARIKELRTNATQEIIAQKTYPIHYKVDKNNPTKLNFRGYEGTYIDSKVTNGKRLLYDASKPYNKPVHYYNQFLPIKKVTIPKAYILKQGWHKVIDRLKMNHIAFTTFKKDTTIKVEVQHINSFDTRKMAYEGHYLHYNTTVKKSTKEVHFKTGDLYIPTHQEGIRYLLETMEAEAIDSFFNWNFFDTILQRKEGFSSYVFEDIAASFLKNNPDIKKKLDHKIKMDSTFAKDPYAQLNFVYSKTPHYEEAHLRLPIFKIVE, encoded by the coding sequence ATGAAAAAACTAACCTTACTTCTATTCATCTGTTTATATGCCTGCAAACAAAATTCTACACAGGTAAATACGGGATTTAAAACTTTATTTGAAAAATCTAACGGAACTGAGACTCCTGAATATAATGCCATTATTCAGTTTTATAAGAATTTAGCTAAAGTATATCCTGAAATTTCTTTTTTTGAAATGGGTATAACTGATTCTGGAAAACCATTACATTTGGTAATTTTCAATACCAAAGGAGCAACTACTTTAAAAGATTTAAAAAGTTCTACGAAAGCTCGTGTATTAATCAACAACGGCATTCACCCTGGTGAGTCCGACGGTATTGATGCTTCTATGTTATTACTAAGAAACTTAGTTCAAAACGATTCTTTAAAGAACAAATATGCTAATGCTTTGATTGGAATAATTCCTGTTTATAATATTGGAGGTGCTTTAAATAGAAACTCACATACTAGAGTCAATCAAAATGGCCCTAAAGCATATGGTTTTAGAGGTAATGCGCAGAATTACGATCTTAATCGAGATTTCATAAAGCAAGACACTAAAAATGCGGCTAGCTTTGCTACTATTTTCCACACTTTAAACCCCGATGTTTTTATTGACAATCATGTTAGTAATGGTGCAGATTATCAATACGCCATTACACATTTATTTACACAACATAACAAACTGGGGAACTCTTTAGGGAAGTACTTAGAGGAAGAAATGCGTCCTTATATAGAAAGCTCATTAGAAACCAAAAATATACCTATTACACCTTACGTGAATGTTTGGGGAACGACTCCTGAAAAAGGTTGGTCACAGTTTTTTGACTCTCCCAGATATTCTACAGGTTATACTACGTTATTTAACACTTTAGGTTTAATGGTTGAAACACACATGCTAAAACCTTATAAAATTAGAGTGGAACAAACCTATGAACTTCTTTTTTCTGCTTTAGACTTTTCTGTTGAAAATAATGCCCGAATTAAAGAGTTAAGAACCAATGCTACTCAAGAAATAATTGCACAAAAAACATATCCTATCCATTATAAAGTGGATAAGAATAACCCCACTAAGCTTAATTTTAGAGGTTATGAAGGAACATACATAGACAGCAAGGTTACTAATGGTAAACGGTTATTATATGATGCTTCTAAACCTTACAATAAGCCTGTACATTATTATAATCAGTTTTTACCTATTAAAAAAGTTACTATCCCTAAAGCATATATTTTAAAACAAGGATGGCATAAAGTTATTGACCGATTAAAAATGAACCACATAGCTTTTACTACTTTTAAAAAAGATACAACTATTAAGGTTGAAGTACAACACATAAATAGTTTTGATACTAGAAAAATGGCTTATGAAGGTCATTACTTACACTATAATACAACTGTAAAAAAATCTACTAAAGAGGTTCATTTTAAAACTGGCGATCTTTATATCCCAACACATCAGGAAGGGATTCGTTATTTATTAGAAACTATGGAGGCAGAAGCTATAGATTCTTTTTTCAATTGGAACTTTTTTGATACTATTTTACAACGTAAAGAAGGGTTTTCTTCTTATGTTTTTGAAGACATTGCTGCTTCTTTTTTAAAGAATAATCCAGACATTAAGAAAAAGTTAGATCATAAAATTAAAATGGATTCAACTTTTGCTAAGGATCCTTATGCTCAGTTAAATTTTGTGTATAGCAAAACTCCTCACTATGAGGAAGCTCATTTACGTTTGCCTATTTTTAAAATTGTAGAATAA
- a CDS encoding choice-of-anchor V domain-containing protein, with protein MKKDYLFKATLLALPITAFLLLSFSGGRTNAYSGSPGDIAANGGDADKSTCIQCHSGPLIKDQNITVTTNIPTAGYELNTEYDVTITLTGTASAAASGFQVTAEKDSDNAKVGTFASGGSDTQAVNSGERATHTSSGNGQLSWTVKWTSPATNEGKVTFYTSAIQGNGNGNTAGDFVLTANSGSTPVLGIAQENRLDFALYPNPAKNSVKIDLPLAANNADVQIYDYTGKLIQTQQISSLQKEVNVQELPAGMYLLKIASGDKLGVKHFVKE; from the coding sequence ATGAAAAAAGACTACTTATTCAAAGCTACTTTATTAGCTCTTCCAATAACTGCTTTTTTACTATTATCTTTTTCTGGAGGTAGGACTAATGCTTACTCTGGATCTCCAGGTGATATTGCAGCAAATGGAGGGGATGCTGACAAATCAACGTGTATACAATGTCATTCTGGACCATTAATAAAGGATCAAAATATAACAGTAACAACAAATATACCTACAGCAGGATATGAGTTAAATACAGAGTATGATGTGACTATAACACTTACAGGAACTGCATCAGCTGCTGCTTCTGGTTTTCAAGTAACTGCAGAAAAGGATTCAGATAATGCTAAAGTAGGGACATTTGCTTCTGGAGGATCGGATACTCAAGCAGTAAATAGTGGAGAAAGAGCAACACATACAAGTAGTGGAAATGGACAGCTATCATGGACGGTAAAATGGACTTCTCCAGCAACAAACGAAGGAAAAGTAACATTTTATACTTCTGCCATACAAGGTAATGGAAATGGTAATACTGCAGGAGATTTTGTTTTAACAGCTAACTCAGGTTCAACACCAGTATTAGGTATTGCTCAAGAGAATAGATTAGACTTTGCATTGTATCCAAACCCAGCTAAAAATAGTGTAAAGATAGATTTACCATTAGCAGCTAATAATGCAGACGTACAAATCTATGACTATACAGGTAAATTAATACAAACACAACAAATATCTTCATTACAAAAAGAAGTAAATGTACAAGAATTACCAGCTGGTATGTACTTGCTTAAAATTGCTTCTGGAGACAAGTTAGGTGTAAAACATTTTGTTAAAGAATAA
- a CDS encoding cyclase family protein produces MPEIIDLSQDIFEGMPVYNGLPQVKMSVHNTHEEWNGIENPTTNTPSVYKLELGEHTGTHVDALNHMAAEHKGKSIDTMPLSMFYTEGICLDFSNKGLRELITSNEIKETLAKTGLQIKKGDTVLLYTNHYRKHFNTENWKNGPGITAECARWLGEQKIAAFGVETMSPGVPKISNKEVHHICGELGFTHYENMINLHELIGRGRFQFIALPLKIRGGTGSPVRAIAVF; encoded by the coding sequence ATGCCTGAAATTATTGATTTAAGTCAGGATATTTTTGAGGGAATGCCTGTTTATAATGGACTGCCTCAAGTTAAAATGTCCGTACATAATACCCATGAAGAGTGGAATGGTATTGAAAACCCTACCACGAATACTCCAAGCGTATATAAATTAGAGCTAGGTGAACATACAGGTACTCATGTTGATGCTTTAAACCATATGGCAGCAGAACATAAAGGAAAGTCTATAGATACCATGCCACTTTCTATGTTTTATACGGAAGGGATTTGCCTTGATTTTTCTAATAAAGGATTACGTGAGTTAATTACTTCAAATGAAATAAAAGAAACTTTAGCTAAAACTGGTTTACAAATAAAAAAGGGAGATACTGTTTTACTATACACCAATCATTATAGAAAACATTTTAATACTGAAAATTGGAAAAATGGTCCTGGTATTACAGCTGAATGTGCTAGATGGCTTGGTGAACAAAAAATTGCAGCCTTTGGTGTAGAAACCATGTCACCAGGAGTTCCAAAAATATCAAATAAAGAGGTACATCATATTTGTGGAGAATTAGGGTTTACCCATTATGAAAATATGATTAATCTTCACGAGCTTATTGGACGGGGAAGGTTTCAATTTATTGCACTCCCTTTAAAAATTAGAGGAGGTACTGGTTCTCCAGTAAGAGCTATAGCTGTTTTTTAA